The following coding sequences are from one Lysinibacillus sp. FSL W8-0992 window:
- a CDS encoding ATP-binding protein, whose amino-acid sequence MKFTLRVQANRQAVHFIDNVMENYTNIYSIPFSKELRFVLHELVINAIEAMEKIDTPSSYGKIQIQVLQNDEEITLTVIDEAQGITENDLKKALQFDPNEHYYNYTDRGRGLFFVKNMVDSIWFKHISRTKFLVGVSKKIHE is encoded by the coding sequence ATGAAATTTACACTGCGAGTTCAAGCAAATCGACAAGCAGTTCATTTTATAGATAATGTGATGGAAAACTATACAAATATTTATAGTATACCCTTCAGTAAAGAATTGAGATTTGTTTTACACGAATTAGTAATTAATGCTATTGAAGCAATGGAAAAAATCGATACACCCTCTTCCTACGGCAAAATTCAAATTCAAGTTTTGCAAAACGATGAGGAGATTACATTAACAGTCATCGATGAAGCACAAGGCATTACTGAAAATGATTTAAAGAAGGCATTACAATTCGATCCTAACGAACACTATTATAATTATACAGATCGAGGTCGAGGATTATTTTTTGTCAAAAATATGGTTGATTCTATTTGGTTTAAACATATTTCAAGAACCAAATTTTTAGTCGGTGTTTCCAAGAAAATTCATGAATAA
- a CDS encoding sodium-dependent transporter gives MSENNGQWSGKLGFILASAGAAIGLGAIWKLPYVTGQSGGGAFFLIFVVFTLLIGLPMLLSEYILGRGTQSEAITAYKKVVPTKPAWAWVGRMGVLGCFLLLTFYSVVGGWIFIYSGLGVSGAVIDSTVNPSELFGKIISTPWITLLGLALFTLANVLVISLGVQNGIEKANKWMMPLLFVMFIVLVVRALTLDGAMEGVKFFLWPDFSNITGKALLEALGQSFFGLAVGFSCLVTYSSYLKKDVSLPNSAGSVVLLTVLVSFLAGLAIFPVVFAFDLEPQAGPGLLFMVLPTAFSQMPFGELFLALFLLLFLFATLTSSFSLYEIIVAAFMEKWHMSRSALTMLLGVVVFIASIPSALSSSLLADVSIFGKSIFDATDYLVSNLMLPLGNLLIAIFIAYVVDKSFVKKELLMGSQMGQGFYKTYRVLMLVVVPIVIIVVLLNMLLQK, from the coding sequence ATGAGTGAAAACAATGGACAATGGTCCGGTAAGTTAGGGTTTATTTTAGCATCGGCGGGTGCTGCGATTGGACTAGGGGCAATATGGAAGCTACCATATGTCACAGGGCAAAGTGGTGGCGGCGCATTTTTCCTTATATTTGTGGTGTTCACTTTGTTGATTGGCCTACCGATGTTATTATCCGAGTATATTTTAGGGCGTGGTACGCAATCAGAGGCGATAACAGCCTATAAAAAGGTTGTTCCAACGAAACCTGCTTGGGCTTGGGTTGGACGCATGGGTGTACTTGGCTGTTTTCTATTATTAACCTTTTACAGTGTTGTAGGGGGCTGGATATTTATTTATAGTGGCCTAGGTGTATCTGGGGCTGTTATTGATTCAACGGTTAATCCCAGTGAGTTATTTGGAAAAATTATTAGTACTCCGTGGATTACGTTACTAGGTTTAGCGTTATTTACACTGGCAAATGTACTTGTCATTTCACTAGGTGTACAAAACGGCATTGAAAAAGCAAATAAGTGGATGATGCCATTATTATTTGTTATGTTTATTGTTCTTGTTGTTCGTGCGTTAACATTAGATGGGGCAATGGAAGGTGTGAAATTCTTCTTATGGCCAGACTTTTCAAATATAACGGGTAAAGCGTTATTAGAGGCGTTAGGGCAGTCATTCTTCGGTTTGGCAGTAGGGTTCTCTTGTTTGGTTACATATAGTTCGTATTTGAAAAAGGATGTTAGTTTACCAAACTCTGCTGGCTCAGTAGTTTTACTGACTGTGCTCGTGTCATTTTTAGCAGGACTAGCTATTTTCCCTGTAGTGTTTGCCTTTGATTTAGAGCCACAAGCTGGGCCTGGCTTATTATTTATGGTGCTACCGACAGCATTTAGTCAAATGCCTTTTGGTGAACTATTTTTAGCGCTGTTTTTATTACTATTTTTATTTGCGACGTTAACGTCATCATTTAGTTTATATGAAATCATTGTTGCAGCATTTATGGAGAAGTGGCATATGTCACGTTCAGCCTTAACGATGTTGCTAGGAGTTGTTGTTTTTATTGCTTCCATTCCATCGGCATTATCATCTAGCTTATTAGCGGATGTATCCATTTTCGGAAAGTCGATTTTTGATGCTACTGATTATTTAGTGTCCAATTTAATGCTACCATTGGGCAATTTATTGATTGCGATCTTTATTGCCTATGTAGTAGATAAAAGCTTTGTGAAGAAGGAATTGCTCATGGGAAGTCAAATGGGGCAGGGATTTTATAAGACTTATCGCGTGCTAATGTTAGTAGTCGTTCCGATCGTTATTATCGTTGTTTTATTAAATATGCTTTTACAAAAATAA
- the sigX gene encoding RNA polymerase sigma factor SigX — protein sequence MNDSVFHRLYDSYHQDVFQFLIYLVKNRTLAEDLSHEVYVRVLRSYEQFAGNSSEKTWLFAIAKNVAIDHFRKQAVRKKHSLDFFDWETEQLHSTTPSPEDMLQASDELMQIESALENCTGDQKMVIIMRFFQDLSIAETAQILDWTEAKVKTTQHRAIKFLRQQLQQVREQEAKRQ from the coding sequence TTGAATGACTCCGTGTTCCATCGATTATACGATTCATACCATCAAGACGTGTTCCAGTTTCTTATTTATCTAGTGAAAAATCGTACACTTGCTGAGGATTTATCACATGAGGTGTACGTTCGTGTTCTGCGATCGTATGAACAATTCGCAGGAAATAGCAGTGAAAAAACATGGCTTTTTGCTATTGCTAAAAATGTCGCAATAGATCATTTTAGAAAGCAGGCAGTGCGGAAAAAACATTCGCTCGATTTTTTTGACTGGGAAACGGAACAACTACATTCAACCACACCATCACCGGAAGATATGCTACAGGCCAGTGATGAATTAATGCAAATAGAGTCTGCACTTGAAAATTGTACAGGGGATCAAAAAATGGTGATTATTATGCGCTTTTTCCAAGATTTATCGATTGCTGAAACAGCGCAAATACTTGATTGGACAGAAGCAAAGGTTAAGACGACGCAACATCGAGCCATTAAATTTTTAAGGCAACAGCTACAACAGGTTAGGGAACAGGAGGCGAAAAGGCAATGA
- a CDS encoding ATP-binding protein, translating to MNRIWNSVVGKLWVTILLLVSFVLFVFTVLMLEFLQNYHMQQAEISLRQTAATIASIVDDNETAESTSQLLTDILPDGTNALIAINHLEVTFAMQEGVNKKEIQGAILANKAFHEVFKSDDPIIKEMMMPSSTDKEKMESYVVLGFPLNVENEVHGAVFIYQSPDALHKTSKETTKIVFLAAFIAFVLTTFFAFFLSSRITSPLRKMRELAFEIAKGNFEAKMPTTQNDEIGQLAVAFNQMGRQLKHNLEVINQENEQLSNILTSMTDAVITFNRDRTILLSNPPAERLMQKWFVNKGSQSAKPIPPELYHMLDHVLMFEDKLEEEIEMDGNYYTFTISPLYSGELIRGAVAVIRDMTEQHRLEKLRSDFIANVSHELRTPISMLQGYSEALMDDDFIQDQEERNEITKIIYDESKRMGRLVTDLLDLARMESGHMTLYKDEVPINATFERITQKFAQVAKEKHVQLLFNSEFEEDAVISMDEDRIEQVLTNLVDNALRHTDEGSVFVKVEKEPTFAKISVQDTGHGIPQEDLPYVFERFYKADKARTRSKGGTGLGLAIARNIVKAHSGNIMVDSVLKEGTTFTFYLPFD from the coding sequence ATGAATAGAATATGGAACAGTGTTGTCGGGAAGCTATGGGTAACCATATTGCTTCTCGTTTCATTTGTATTATTTGTTTTCACGGTTTTAATGCTCGAATTCCTTCAAAACTATCATATGCAGCAAGCCGAGATTTCGTTGCGTCAAACGGCTGCAACAATAGCGAGTATAGTGGATGACAATGAAACAGCCGAATCGACTTCGCAACTATTAACAGATATTTTACCTGATGGTACAAATGCGCTTATCGCCATTAATCATCTAGAAGTAACATTTGCGATGCAGGAAGGCGTTAACAAAAAAGAAATTCAAGGCGCAATTTTAGCGAATAAAGCGTTCCATGAAGTTTTCAAATCAGATGATCCAATCATTAAGGAAATGATGATGCCTTCCTCGACTGATAAAGAAAAAATGGAATCGTATGTCGTGTTAGGTTTCCCACTAAACGTAGAAAATGAAGTGCATGGTGCTGTATTTATTTACCAAAGTCCAGATGCGTTACATAAAACGTCCAAAGAGACTACGAAAATTGTCTTTTTAGCGGCATTCATTGCCTTTGTGTTAACGACATTCTTTGCATTTTTCCTTTCATCACGTATTACTTCGCCGCTACGAAAAATGCGCGAGCTAGCATTTGAAATTGCAAAAGGTAATTTCGAGGCAAAAATGCCGACAACGCAAAACGATGAAATTGGACAGCTTGCGGTTGCATTCAATCAAATGGGGCGCCAGTTAAAGCATAATTTAGAAGTAATCAATCAAGAAAATGAGCAATTATCCAATATTTTAACTTCTATGACTGATGCTGTTATAACGTTTAATCGGGATCGTACTATTTTACTCAGCAATCCACCTGCGGAACGCTTAATGCAAAAATGGTTTGTCAATAAAGGCTCGCAAAGTGCCAAGCCTATTCCACCTGAACTATATCATATGCTTGATCATGTATTAATGTTTGAAGATAAGCTGGAAGAAGAAATTGAGATGGATGGAAATTATTATACATTTACGATTAGCCCGCTCTATAGTGGGGAATTGATACGAGGAGCTGTTGCTGTTATCCGTGATATGACAGAACAGCATCGTCTAGAAAAGCTTCGCTCAGACTTTATTGCCAATGTTTCACATGAGCTACGGACACCTATTTCAATGCTTCAGGGCTACTCAGAAGCGCTAATGGATGATGATTTTATACAAGATCAAGAAGAGCGCAATGAGATTACTAAAATTATTTATGATGAATCAAAGCGTATGGGACGTTTAGTTACAGATTTATTGGATTTAGCACGGATGGAATCTGGACATATGACATTATACAAAGATGAAGTACCGATTAATGCGACATTTGAGCGCATTACGCAAAAATTTGCACAAGTAGCAAAAGAGAAGCATGTACAGCTCCTATTTAATAGTGAGTTTGAGGAAGATGCGGTCATAAGCATGGATGAGGATCGTATTGAACAAGTGTTAACGAACTTAGTTGATAATGCACTGCGTCATACAGATGAAGGTTCTGTCTTTGTGAAAGTAGAGAAGGAACCGACATTTGCTAAAATCTCAGTTCAGGATACAGGACATGGTATTCCACAGGAAGATTTACCATATGTTTTTGAGCGTTTTTACAAGGCTGATAAAGCGCGTACACGTTCTAAAGGGGGAACAGGTTTAGGGCTTGCTATTGCTCGAAACATTGTAAAGGCACATTCTGGAAATATTATGGTCGATAGTGTATTAAAAGAAGGAACAACCTTTACTTTCTATTTACCCTTCGACTAA
- a CDS encoding RNA polymerase subunit sigma: MTHKQFDDDEQLEQMLKNAPKLTDNRSKEEVLKRLLADSRLQDNIHLQEAMQQPIDSKVLEEQERSIAAHENESIKPMQKRKKSKLPIFSSIAAVFVLSIAGYVFLTNNNPVKDEANAPPENFSTMQEDRAIQENENADGVMKANIGAEHARMLSLRTSVYEDDLANAVVFRIGLPGGNADSIPMTYVIPNEKLTADFGKKKPTTLQMYEKYAPQIDEEALGFANYHPYKGELKEEGETLVHVLPKKNDYDVASASVTKYLSSLKDTFSDSEYKAIALKNADGSPYEFSQVGEPSEPIQLTKDNHYNYYLYTEENGTEYLSPDFHQTYPTVTEALIAMRDKKDDIYVPVIPENVTYTVKEEDGGVVITFDAPLDLMTMDAVRATQLIEAMMLTASSFDKKLRLDNVVQDSWEGFDLTNFLPIPVGANKQTMQ, from the coding sequence ATGACTCATAAACAATTTGACGACGATGAACAACTAGAACAAATGTTGAAGAATGCCCCGAAGCTGACTGATAACCGTTCGAAAGAAGAAGTGTTGAAACGATTGCTAGCAGATTCACGTCTGCAAGATAATATACATCTTCAAGAAGCAATGCAACAACCAATAGATTCAAAAGTGCTTGAAGAGCAAGAGCGGTCTATTGCTGCTCATGAGAATGAAAGCATCAAGCCGATGCAAAAGCGTAAAAAGAGTAAGTTACCTATTTTTAGTAGTATTGCAGCTGTTTTTGTACTATCAATAGCAGGGTACGTGTTTTTAACAAATAATAATCCAGTTAAGGATGAGGCAAATGCCCCTCCTGAAAATTTTTCTACGATGCAAGAGGATCGAGCTATACAAGAAAATGAAAATGCAGATGGTGTGATGAAAGCGAATATCGGTGCCGAACATGCACGAATGCTATCGCTTCGGACATCAGTTTACGAAGACGATTTAGCAAATGCAGTAGTATTTAGAATCGGCTTACCAGGTGGCAATGCTGATAGCATACCAATGACCTATGTAATCCCGAACGAAAAATTAACGGCTGATTTTGGAAAGAAAAAGCCGACAACTCTACAAATGTATGAAAAATACGCACCACAAATTGATGAGGAAGCACTTGGTTTTGCTAATTATCATCCATACAAAGGTGAGTTGAAGGAAGAGGGTGAGACGCTAGTTCACGTCTTACCTAAAAAAAATGATTACGATGTAGCTTCAGCTTCTGTAACAAAATATTTAAGCTCGTTAAAAGATACTTTTTCCGACTCTGAATATAAAGCGATTGCGTTAAAAAATGCAGATGGTTCTCCTTATGAATTTTCGCAGGTTGGTGAGCCAAGTGAGCCTATACAGTTAACGAAAGATAATCATTACAACTATTATTTATATACAGAAGAAAATGGTACTGAATATTTATCGCCCGACTTCCACCAAACATATCCTACTGTTACAGAGGCACTTATCGCCATGCGTGATAAAAAAGATGATATTTATGTACCTGTCATCCCTGAAAATGTAACGTACACAGTGAAAGAAGAAGATGGTGGTGTTGTCATCACCTTTGACGCACCGCTGGATTTGATGACAATGGATGCTGTGCGGGCAACGCAATTAATCGAGGCCATGATGCTGACAGCTTCAAGCTTTGATAAAAAGCTACGCTTAGATAACGTCGTACAGGATAGTTGGGAAGGCTTTGATTTAACAAATTTTTTACCGATACCTGTAGGTGCAAATAAACAAACAATGCAGTAA
- a CDS encoding response regulator transcription factor — protein MSENISVLVVDDEDRIRRLLKMYLEREGYQVDEAENGEEAIEKSLEKEYHCILLDIMMPEKDGLEVCAEIRERAATPIILLTAKGEEANRVQGFELGADDYIVKPFSPREVVLRVKAILRRSQAFSPTTNASSSKDLVVFQHLMIDHDAHRVTAEGIEVNLTPKEYELLYFLAKSPDKVFDREQLLKEVWHYDFFGDLRTVDTHVKRLREKLNRVSENAAKMIVTVWGVGYKFEVVNE, from the coding sequence GTGTCAGAGAATATTTCAGTATTAGTAGTAGACGATGAGGATCGCATTCGCCGCTTATTAAAAATGTATTTGGAGCGCGAAGGGTACCAAGTCGACGAAGCAGAGAATGGTGAAGAAGCGATCGAGAAATCTTTAGAAAAAGAGTATCACTGTATTTTACTAGATATTATGATGCCTGAAAAAGATGGGCTAGAAGTTTGTGCAGAAATTAGAGAACGTGCTGCAACTCCAATTATTTTATTAACTGCAAAAGGTGAGGAAGCGAACCGTGTACAAGGCTTCGAGCTTGGGGCAGATGATTATATTGTAAAACCATTTAGTCCGCGTGAAGTAGTGCTACGTGTAAAAGCTATTTTGCGTCGCTCACAAGCATTTTCACCTACAACAAATGCATCTTCATCAAAAGATTTAGTGGTATTCCAACACTTGATGATTGATCATGATGCACACCGTGTAACTGCAGAGGGAATCGAAGTAAATTTAACACCGAAAGAGTATGAATTATTGTATTTCCTTGCAAAATCTCCAGACAAAGTATTTGACCGTGAACAATTACTAAAAGAGGTTTGGCATTACGATTTCTTTGGGGATCTACGTACAGTAGATACACATGTTAAGCGATTACGTGAGAAGCTCAATCGTGTATCAGAAAACGCTGCAAAAATGATTGTTACTGTTTGGGGCGTTGGTTACAAATTTGAGGTTGTCAATGAATAG
- the glnA gene encoding type I glutamate--ammonia ligase, whose product MKHHTRDDIIRMVKEENVKFIRLQFTDILGSIKNVEIPVSQLAKALDNKVMFDGSSIEGFVRIEESDMYLRPDLDTFVIFPWTAERGKVARFICDIARPDGTAFEGDPRSNLKRVLKEMEDLGFSSFNLGPEPEFFLFKLDDKGHPTLELNDSGGYFDLAPTDLGENCRRDIVLELEGMGFEIEASHHEVAPGQHEIDFKYASAIEACDNIQTFKLVVKTVAAQHGLHATFMPKPLFGVNGSGMHFNLSLFEGDKNAFYDEHAEIQLSETARSFMAGVMKHVHGFTAVTNPLVNSYKRLVPGYEAPCYVAWSAQNRSPLIRIPAARGLSTRIELRSVDPAANPYLAMAVILASGLDGIRKGLTPPDAVDRNIYKMNRADRELNGIDSLPSSLEYALIELEMDHIVRDALGNHIFEKFTEAKEIEWNKYRTRVHDWERDEYLTMY is encoded by the coding sequence ATGAAACATCATACAAGAGATGATATTATCCGCATGGTGAAAGAAGAAAATGTGAAATTTATTCGCCTACAATTTACTGATATATTGGGCTCAATAAAAAATGTGGAAATACCAGTTAGTCAATTAGCGAAGGCATTAGACAATAAGGTCATGTTTGATGGTTCATCGATTGAGGGGTTTGTTCGTATTGAGGAGTCTGATATGTATTTACGTCCCGACTTAGATACATTCGTTATCTTTCCATGGACAGCGGAAAGAGGTAAGGTAGCACGTTTTATCTGTGATATTGCACGACCAGATGGTACAGCATTTGAAGGTGATCCACGTTCCAACCTTAAGCGGGTATTAAAGGAAATGGAAGATTTAGGTTTTAGCTCGTTTAACCTTGGTCCAGAGCCAGAATTTTTCTTATTTAAACTAGATGATAAAGGGCATCCAACACTTGAATTAAATGATAGTGGTGGGTATTTCGATTTAGCGCCCACTGATTTAGGCGAGAACTGTCGACGTGATATTGTGCTTGAGCTAGAGGGCATGGGTTTTGAAATTGAAGCGTCACATCACGAAGTTGCACCTGGTCAGCATGAAATTGATTTTAAATATGCAAGTGCTATTGAAGCGTGTGATAATATACAAACGTTCAAACTCGTCGTTAAGACAGTCGCTGCACAGCACGGTTTACATGCAACCTTTATGCCAAAACCGTTATTTGGCGTTAATGGCTCAGGGATGCATTTCAATCTTTCATTGTTTGAAGGTGATAAAAATGCCTTCTATGATGAACATGCAGAAATACAATTGAGCGAAACTGCTCGCAGCTTTATGGCAGGGGTTATGAAGCATGTTCACGGCTTTACAGCTGTGACAAACCCTTTAGTAAATTCTTATAAACGTTTAGTTCCAGGCTATGAAGCACCGTGCTATGTAGCTTGGTCAGCCCAAAACCGCTCACCACTTATTCGCATCCCGGCAGCAAGAGGTCTTTCAACTCGTATTGAGTTACGTTCTGTTGATCCAGCGGCTAACCCATACTTAGCGATGGCTGTTATTTTAGCATCTGGCCTTGATGGGATACGTAAAGGTTTAACACCACCAGATGCTGTAGATCGAAATATTTATAAAATGAACCGCGCGGATCGTGAATTAAATGGCATTGATAGTTTACCATCTTCTTTAGAATACGCACTAATCGAGCTAGAGATGGATCATATTGTACGTGACGCACTTGGCAATCATATTTTTGAGAAGTTCACAGAAGCGAAGGAAATTGAATGGAACAAATACCGCACACGCGTCCATGACTGGGAACGTGATGAGTATTTGACGATGTATTAG
- a CDS encoding methyl-accepting chemotaxis protein: protein MKWTIRKKMNLLILTCILLMVSLIAIIDFFEAKKNFLESANAKLLSDLQLSYQYFDVKIPGDWDIKNNELYKGDVKIAGNFDIVDEIGNLADGNFVTIFQHDTRINTTIVENGIRQVNTKAPKELTTAVLEQKERFIGTANVLGSMYQVATEPIFNSKGDIIGMWSTGTPSAPYINIATKYVLENVAISLGIAILMFVSISWFLQRQIIGPINQLSLNAKELANLNLNVKILNPKGKDEIANLAQAFNSMKQRLTETMTIVSNSANQIARSSQTLAESSHQTSEASNQIALTMNDISNGTTIQSDQAERIVMMMKTTIEEVTNSLEKAEATLNRAIQSTYIAHKGEDAISEAIKHLNTVTHTVSYATDSIQKLGKRSEEIGGIITVITGIAEQTNLLALNAAIEAARAGDQGKGFAVVASEVRQLAEQSSLASGQITDLIKNIQAETAVTVRTMESNLLAVEEQVNIISKGGHALQEIVEHVVETEQGVKQMKSAFTHVNDNSLGVQQAIHDISRILEDSAAASEEMAATSEEQHATVAEISHKSEELAEISTKLQNEVNKFKF, encoded by the coding sequence GTGAAATGGACAATCCGTAAAAAAATGAACTTACTTATTCTTACCTGTATTTTGTTAATGGTTTCTCTTATAGCAATAATTGATTTTTTTGAAGCTAAAAAGAATTTTTTAGAAAGTGCAAATGCCAAACTTTTATCGGATTTACAATTAAGTTATCAATATTTTGATGTTAAAATTCCTGGAGATTGGGACATTAAAAATAATGAATTATATAAAGGCGATGTTAAAATTGCTGGCAATTTCGATATTGTAGATGAGATTGGCAATCTAGCAGACGGTAATTTTGTGACAATCTTTCAGCACGATACACGAATTAACACAACTATTGTGGAAAACGGTATACGACAAGTGAACACGAAGGCTCCTAAAGAGCTTACTACTGCTGTGTTAGAGCAAAAAGAACGTTTTATCGGTACAGCTAATGTATTAGGTAGTATGTATCAAGTTGCGACAGAGCCAATTTTCAATAGCAAAGGCGACATCATCGGTATGTGGTCGACAGGCACGCCATCAGCGCCCTATATTAACATTGCTACAAAATATGTCCTTGAGAATGTGGCCATTTCATTAGGAATAGCGATTTTGATGTTTGTTAGCATTAGTTGGTTTTTACAGCGCCAAATTATTGGACCAATTAATCAATTAAGTTTAAATGCTAAAGAACTTGCTAATTTAAATTTAAACGTAAAAATATTAAATCCTAAAGGAAAAGATGAAATCGCCAATTTAGCACAAGCATTTAATAGTATGAAGCAGCGTTTAACAGAAACAATGACCATTGTCTCGAATAGCGCAAATCAAATAGCTAGATCCTCGCAGACATTAGCCGAATCATCACACCAAACAAGTGAAGCCTCAAACCAAATTGCCTTAACAATGAACGACATTTCAAATGGTACCACCATTCAATCAGACCAGGCTGAACGTATTGTTATGATGATGAAAACAACGATTGAGGAAGTAACCAATAGTTTAGAAAAAGCAGAAGCAACTTTAAATAGAGCAATTCAATCTACCTATATCGCCCACAAAGGAGAAGATGCTATTAGTGAAGCAATTAAACATTTAAATACAGTCACTCATACGGTTTCTTATGCAACCGATTCGATTCAAAAACTAGGCAAACGTTCCGAAGAAATAGGTGGAATTATTACTGTCATAACGGGTATTGCGGAGCAAACAAATTTATTAGCTTTAAACGCGGCCATCGAAGCTGCTCGAGCCGGAGATCAAGGAAAGGGCTTTGCTGTAGTCGCATCAGAAGTTCGTCAGCTTGCTGAGCAGTCAAGTTTGGCTTCTGGTCAAATTACAGATTTAATTAAAAACATACAAGCCGAAACTGCTGTGACCGTCCGAACTATGGAAAGTAATTTACTAGCAGTAGAAGAACAGGTGAACATCATTAGTAAAGGCGGACATGCCTTACAAGAAATCGTTGAACATGTTGTTGAAACAGAACAAGGTGTGAAACAAATGAAATCTGCATTCACGCATGTCAATGACAATTCATTAGGTGTTCAACAGGCAATACATGATATCTCACGCATTCTAGAAGATTCTGCGGCAGCTTCCGAAGAAATGGCAGCTACGTCTGAAGAACAACATGCAACTGTAGCTGAGATTTCACATAAATCAGAGGAGTTAGCGGAAATTTCTACTAAACTACAAAACGAAGTAAATAAATTTAAATTTTAA
- a CDS encoding STAS domain-containing protein, producing MSKNNMINIDSKTDYISIAFTGNLEYGLIDELKEELHAISLDTKHGYVIDMQRVTNIDSTGFGMIINFAKKVTIAEKKIAIIVTDDFIRKLFAISQCDKVFPIAKSELQAQQMIKEKNWLGELALSEY from the coding sequence ATGAGTAAGAATAACATGATAAATATTGATTCAAAGACTGATTATATTTCAATCGCCTTTACAGGGAATTTAGAATATGGATTAATCGATGAGTTAAAAGAGGAGCTACATGCTATTAGTTTAGATACAAAGCATGGCTATGTAATTGATATGCAAAGGGTAACGAATATTGATAGTACTGGTTTTGGTATGATTATTAATTTCGCAAAGAAAGTTACGATTGCCGAAAAGAAAATCGCCATCATTGTGACAGATGATTTTATTCGTAAACTGTTCGCGATCTCACAATGTGACAAAGTATTCCCCATTGCAAAAAGTGAACTGCAAGCGCAGCAAATGATTAAAGAAAAAAACTGGTTAGGTGAGCTTGCCCTAAGTGAATATTAA
- a CDS encoding ECF transporter S component: protein MKKNIKLQSFITIGMLSSISFLLMLFNFPIPPFPAFLEVDFSDMPALLAAITMGPVAGILVELFKNILDWIFSGTPTGVPVGHIANFVTGILFILPVSFVFNRFKTIAGLVGGLATGTIVMAVGMSFLNYAVFLPMYTYFLGMEPVVGDSLYKMIIAGILPFNIVKGVLLTAIMVLLFTTMRRWIEQQRTMYLSK, encoded by the coding sequence ATGAAGAAAAATATCAAACTGCAATCGTTTATTACGATTGGTATGCTAAGTAGTATTTCGTTTTTATTAATGCTTTTTAATTTCCCGATTCCGCCGTTCCCAGCATTTTTAGAGGTGGATTTCAGTGATATGCCAGCTTTACTTGCAGCTATCACAATGGGTCCAGTTGCGGGTATTTTAGTAGAACTATTTAAAAATATACTGGATTGGATTTTCTCGGGTACGCCTACAGGGGTTCCGGTTGGACATATTGCAAACTTTGTGACAGGTATATTATTTATTTTACCAGTATCATTTGTTTTTAACCGTTTTAAAACAATTGCGGGTCTTGTCGGAGGTTTGGCAACAGGAACAATCGTTATGGCAGTAGGAATGAGCTTTTTAAATTACGCAGTATTTTTACCGATGTACACTTATTTCTTAGGTATGGAGCCAGTAGTTGGCGATTCATTATATAAAATGATTATTGCAGGTATTTTGCCATTTAATATCGTAAAAGGTGTTCTATTAACAGCTATCATGGTGTTACTGTTCACAACGATGCGTAGATGGATTGAACAACAACGTACAATGTATTTATCAAAATAA